The Streptomyces sp. NBC_00483 genome contains the following window.
CTCTAGCTGCAACGCTGTAGCCGTAACAGCGTTGATACGTCTATGAGTTGGCGTCCGCCGCGCGTCCGCCGGAGGCTCGGCTCAGGCCGCGCGGTGTTCGCGCGGCAGCCAGTCGAAGGCCTCGGCGCTCGGGGCGTCGCCCGGCTTGTACTCCAGGCCCACGTAGCCCTCGTAGCCGGCCTTCTTCAGCTGGTCGAGCAGGTCTTCCAGCGGCAGCGAGCCGGTGCCCGGAGCGCCGCGGCCCGGGTTGTCGGCGATCTGCACGTGCGCCGTCTTGTCGGTGTAGGAGCTGATGATCGCCGTCAGGTCCTCGCCGTTCATGGACAGGTGGTACAGGTCCATCAGGAACTTGGCGTTGCCGAGGCCGGTCGCCGCGTTCACCTTGTCCACGATCTCGATCGCCTTCGGGGCGCTGACGATCGGGCACTTCGGCGACTCGGGCGCGTTGAGCGCCTCGATCAGCAGCACGGCGCCGACGCGGTCGGCCGCGCGGGCCGCCAACACCAGGTTCTCCAGGGCGAGTTCGTCCTGCTCCTGCTCCGAGGTGCCGTCGACGCGGTTGCCGTACAGCGCGTTGAGCGCCGTGCAGCCGAGGGACTGCGCGAAGTCGGCCGCGACGTCGATGTTCGCGCGGAACTTCTCGCTCTCCTCGCCGGGGATCGACAGGGCGCCCCGGTCCGGGCCCGGCAGCTGACCCGCGTAGAAGTTCAGGCCGGTGAGCTGGACGCCCGCGTCGTTGATCGCGGCGCGCAGCGCGTCGAGCTCGGACTGCTCGGGGGTGGGGGCGTCGACCCAGGGCCACCAGAGCTCGACCGCGGTGAAGCCCGCCGCGGCGGCGGCCGCGGGGCGCTCCAGGAGCGGGAGCTCGGTGAAGAGGATCGACAGGTTGACGTTGAAGCGCTGGTCAGCGAAGCCCATCAGGGTCGGCGCTCCCTTCCGGTCGGTGTCCGGTACGGGGCCGGGTGCGAGCCACCCGGTGATTCCGTATTGCGGAAGTTCGTTTCTACTTGATGGAAGATTGCCTGCAAGGGCTCGCGGCTGTCAAGGGGGGGTCGTCGATTTTCGCCCCGCCCTCGCGTTCGTCCGGGCCTCAAGAAACCGGTGCGTGACACGTGTT
Protein-coding sequences here:
- a CDS encoding TIM barrel protein gives rise to the protein MGFADQRFNVNLSILFTELPLLERPAAAAAAGFTAVELWWPWVDAPTPEQSELDALRAAINDAGVQLTGLNFYAGQLPGPDRGALSIPGEESEKFRANIDVAADFAQSLGCTALNALYGNRVDGTSEQEQDELALENLVLAARAADRVGAVLLIEALNAPESPKCPIVSAPKAIEIVDKVNAATGLGNAKFLMDLYHLSMNGEDLTAIISSYTDKTAHVQIADNPGRGAPGTGSLPLEDLLDQLKKAGYEGYVGLEYKPGDAPSAEAFDWLPREHRAA